A genomic window from Haladaptatus caseinilyticus includes:
- the pfdA gene encoding prefoldin subunit alpha yields MGGGNQELQQLSQQLQQLEAEKEELEGEVEDLRDEKGEMDEAIEAIETLETGSIVQVPLGGGAYIRASVENIDEVVVELGGGYAAERDQNGAVESLKSRKDVVDQHISDTQEEIAEIEAESDQLEQKAQQMQQQQMQQQMQQMQQQQEDEDE; encoded by the coding sequence ATGGGCGGCGGAAATCAAGAGCTTCAGCAGTTGTCGCAGCAGCTTCAGCAGCTGGAAGCCGAGAAAGAGGAACTAGAGGGCGAAGTCGAGGACCTGCGCGACGAGAAGGGCGAGATGGATGAAGCCATCGAAGCTATCGAAACGCTCGAGACCGGTTCGATCGTTCAGGTTCCGCTCGGTGGCGGGGCGTACATCCGTGCCAGCGTCGAGAACATCGACGAAGTCGTCGTCGAACTCGGTGGCGGCTACGCTGCGGAGCGCGACCAGAACGGTGCCGTCGAATCGCTAAAAAGCCGAAAGGACGTCGTCGATCAGCATATCAGCGACACGCAGGAAGAGATCGCGGAGATCGAAGCCGAGAGCGACCAGTTGGAGCAGAAGGCGCAGCAGATGCAACAACAGCAGATGCAACAGCAGATGCAGCAGATGCAGCAACAGCAGGAAGACGAGGACGAATAA